From Pseudothermotoga thermarum DSM 5069, a single genomic window includes:
- a CDS encoding ABC transporter permease codes for MKHKRFREAFFGFLLILPSLTILAFLYFYPLVTSIWTSFIANNKISLLNYKKVVELYLRDVIYSVGITVATVLIVSMLSIAIAGYLRFRQWKFLDIMYRLPLFIPFLIVGHAMRIFLAPHGTLNNFLTRLIGVKELPGLSRSWIGLLWAFIWVMTPYAAIVVVGAFRALDNSYIEAAQSLGASKLKVLFTIIIPMCRSSIVVTMILTFVRTISSLTIPALVGPNSPAMITIDMMFRINFFNDWGVANALGVVSYLIVVILAVYYLKFMSAERGGIKG; via the coding sequence ATGAAACACAAACGCTTCCGTGAAGCTTTCTTTGGTTTTTTGCTGATCCTCCCATCTTTGACTATTCTTGCTTTTTTGTATTTTTATCCTCTAGTAACATCTATTTGGACCAGTTTCATTGCCAACAACAAGATCAGCTTGTTGAACTACAAAAAAGTTGTAGAATTGTATCTTCGCGATGTGATTTACTCTGTTGGAATTACTGTGGCGACTGTCTTAATTGTTTCTATGCTGAGTATAGCAATAGCCGGATACCTGCGTTTTAGACAATGGAAATTTCTTGATATAATGTATAGACTTCCACTGTTCATTCCATTTCTCATCGTTGGGCATGCAATGAGAATTTTCCTTGCGCCACATGGAACGTTGAACAATTTTTTGACACGCTTAATAGGTGTCAAAGAACTACCCGGCTTGTCAAGATCTTGGATTGGACTTCTGTGGGCTTTTATATGGGTGATGACACCATATGCAGCAATAGTCGTTGTCGGGGCATTTAGGGCACTCGATAATTCTTACATAGAAGCTGCCCAAAGTCTTGGGGCATCAAAACTCAAGGTCTTGTTTACAATCATTATTCCAATGTGCAGATCGTCAATAGTGGTTACAATGATTCTAACATTTGTTAGAACCATCAGCAGCTTAACAATACCAGCACTTGTTGGGCCAAATTCTCCTGCGATGATAACGATAGATATGATGTTCAGGATTAATTTCTTCAACGATTGGGGAGTTGCCAACGCATTGGGAGTAGTCTCTTATCTAATTGTTGTAATTCTTGCTGTTTACTATCTTAAATTTATGTCCGCTGAAAGAGGAGGTATAAAGGGATGA
- a CDS encoding ABC transporter permease, with protein MKRISIFSLTIKAAVIALILGIMIGPLVGIVIWSFAKTWYWPSPLPQEYTLRYWRDVFTQGRVLNSLRLSLIIALVTVGLSILVSIPAAYAFARYKIPFERLLLLLFLMPQAFPQLPVFINLAKIFSRIGLRGNVWGIILAHTMASMVFAIWIITATFKSIPVELEQAAQNLGANKFVTFRTITLPLALPGIIASSIYVFLWSMGEFNAAFFIGAPFIQTAPVLMYTASMGYNMQIASVIALVLTIPSLVFMILIEKFLKAEYLAGLGG; from the coding sequence ATGAAAAGAATATCGATATTTTCGTTAACGATAAAGGCGGCAGTAATTGCGTTGATCTTGGGTATTATGATTGGACCGTTGGTTGGAATAGTTATCTGGAGTTTTGCCAAAACTTGGTACTGGCCAAGTCCGTTACCTCAAGAATACACCCTTCGGTACTGGAGGGATGTCTTCACACAAGGAAGAGTGCTGAACTCGCTTCGCTTAAGTTTGATTATTGCCCTAGTAACGGTTGGTCTTTCGATCTTGGTTTCGATACCTGCAGCGTACGCCTTTGCTCGCTACAAAATACCTTTTGAACGACTTTTGTTACTGTTGTTTTTGATGCCACAAGCATTTCCACAACTACCAGTCTTCATAAATCTTGCGAAGATTTTCTCAAGAATTGGTTTGAGGGGAAATGTTTGGGGTATAATTCTTGCACACACCATGGCTTCAATGGTTTTCGCAATATGGATAATAACTGCAACGTTCAAATCAATTCCGGTGGAGCTTGAGCAAGCGGCACAAAACCTTGGAGCAAATAAGTTTGTAACATTTAGGACCATCACACTTCCTCTTGCACTTCCTGGGATAATTGCAAGTTCAATATATGTTTTCCTTTGGTCAATGGGTGAATTCAACGCCGCGTTTTTCATAGGCGCGCCTTTCATACAAACCGCGCCGGTTTTAATGTACACAGCAAGTATGGGATACAACATGCAAATAGCAAGTGTGATCGCGCTCGTTTTGACGATACCTTCCTTGGTGTTCATGATTCTTATCGAGAAATTCTTAAAAGCCGAATATCTCGCTGGCTTGGGAGGATGA
- a CDS encoding ABC transporter ATP-binding protein encodes MEVVKVQGLKKYYGEVKALDDVTFSIFESEILAVIGPSGSGKTTLLRAIAGFVNLDSGRIIINSRDVTNVPPEKRNVSMFFQNYALWPHMTVYENVAYGLKIRKMSKTEIRERVEWALNFLEISHLANRKPSQLSGGQQQRVALARAIVVKPDVLLLDEPLSNLDAKIRTRIRSELRELLKKLNIPTLYVTHDQEEALSIADRIAVMNHGKILQLGTPQEIYKNPVDVFVADFVGANSLIRIKTKSGEQIKVGNKIFVAKDDFLTLVIRVDEADLLSAKQLTAENVPEQNLILKAVVVDKLFLGSKYKYKLKIDEIEEYVYLNSNKIYANGDKVIIAIPAGSYFVF; translated from the coding sequence ATGGAAGTTGTTAAAGTTCAAGGTCTCAAGAAATATTACGGAGAGGTCAAAGCCTTGGATGATGTGACTTTCTCTATATTTGAATCGGAAATACTGGCTGTCATCGGTCCAAGTGGATCTGGCAAGACAACTCTATTAAGGGCAATAGCTGGTTTTGTGAACTTAGATTCTGGTAGGATAATCATAAACTCACGCGATGTGACCAATGTTCCTCCGGAAAAACGAAATGTATCTATGTTCTTCCAAAATTACGCACTTTGGCCACACATGACTGTTTATGAAAACGTGGCATACGGTTTGAAAATTCGAAAAATGAGCAAAACAGAGATCAGAGAAAGGGTAGAATGGGCGTTGAACTTTCTGGAGATAAGCCATCTTGCCAATAGAAAACCATCCCAATTATCGGGTGGCCAGCAACAACGAGTTGCGCTGGCAAGAGCTATTGTGGTTAAACCGGATGTTTTGCTCCTTGATGAGCCGTTGTCCAACCTTGATGCCAAGATAAGGACTAGGATAAGATCTGAACTGCGCGAACTGTTGAAGAAGTTAAATATACCCACTCTCTATGTCACGCATGATCAAGAAGAAGCCCTCAGCATAGCGGATCGAATAGCTGTGATGAATCATGGGAAAATCTTGCAGCTTGGTACACCACAGGAAATATACAAAAACCCCGTTGACGTTTTTGTCGCCGACTTTGTTGGAGCAAATAGTTTGATTCGAATTAAAACTAAATCCGGTGAGCAAATCAAAGTTGGAAACAAAATTTTTGTTGCGAAAGATGATTTTTTAACTCTCGTCATAAGAGTGGACGAAGCTGATTTGCTGTCAGCAAAACAATTGACCGCTGAAAACGTACCTGAGCAAAATCTCATACTAAAAGCAGTTGTTGTTGACAAGCTTTTTTTAGGATCAAAATACAAATATAAATTGAAAATTGATGAAATAGAAGAATATGTATATTTAAACAGCAACAAGATTTATGCAAATGGTGACAAAGTGATCATAGCCATACCAGCAGGAAGCTATTTTGTGTTTTAA
- a CDS encoding SLC45 family MFS transporter codes for MERFSYSKIFLLGFGFFGISVLWPLYNAYVPIFLKDFALSSFVIGAIMTIDNIFAIFMLPYIGTLSDQTRTKLGRRKPYILGGAPIAAIFFMLIPMARSIGSLPLMMLVIIIMNFAMALFRSPVIALMPDITPSRFRSQANGIINFMGGLGALLAYFAGKPLYDANYAYPFFVGALMMLGANILIVFFIKEPEEYTVKSKVNLSVFETVKKGNQELLSNLKDTFKSKERSLLFMLLSILFWFIGFNALETFFTSYAKFYLGISESTGALVLGVFSLTFMLAAIPAGLVGSKLGRKRTILLGLSVLITCLLIVVVVAGLSAGKNVLTQLFVLFAISGAGWALVNVNSLPMVVDMTTQEKVGGYTGLYYFFSMAANIFAPPLAGVFIDTAGYASLIPFSIGFVILSAITMSFVKKGEAVK; via the coding sequence ATGGAAAGGTTCAGTTATTCCAAGATTTTTCTCCTTGGTTTTGGATTTTTTGGCATCAGTGTGCTTTGGCCTCTGTACAACGCCTATGTTCCGATTTTCCTTAAAGATTTCGCCCTCAGTTCCTTCGTCATAGGCGCGATAATGACCATCGACAACATCTTTGCGATCTTCATGTTGCCATATATAGGAACGTTGAGTGATCAAACAAGAACCAAACTTGGAAGAAGAAAACCGTACATACTGGGTGGAGCACCGATAGCCGCAATCTTTTTCATGCTGATTCCAATGGCAAGAAGCATTGGCTCTTTACCGTTGATGATGCTTGTGATAATAATCATGAACTTTGCCATGGCGCTGTTTCGTTCACCTGTAATTGCGCTGATGCCCGATATAACGCCATCAAGGTTTAGAAGCCAGGCTAACGGAATTATCAACTTCATGGGTGGTCTTGGAGCGTTGCTCGCCTATTTTGCCGGCAAACCTTTGTATGATGCAAATTATGCTTATCCGTTTTTCGTTGGCGCTTTGATGATGCTTGGGGCGAATATTCTCATCGTTTTTTTCATCAAAGAACCTGAAGAATATACGGTGAAATCTAAGGTAAATCTCAGCGTCTTTGAAACTGTAAAGAAAGGAAATCAAGAACTTTTGAGCAATCTCAAGGATACCTTTAAATCTAAGGAAAGAAGTCTTTTGTTCATGCTTCTTTCCATACTTTTCTGGTTCATAGGTTTCAACGCGTTGGAAACGTTCTTCACAAGTTATGCGAAATTTTACCTTGGCATATCTGAGAGCACTGGAGCACTTGTTCTTGGTGTGTTCTCTTTGACTTTTATGCTTGCTGCAATTCCGGCAGGTTTGGTGGGTTCAAAGCTTGGAAGAAAACGAACGATTTTGCTTGGTCTTTCCGTTTTAATAACTTGTTTACTAATAGTCGTTGTCGTTGCTGGACTTTCGGCGGGCAAGAACGTTTTGACGCAGCTTTTTGTTCTTTTCGCAATCAGTGGTGCTGGATGGGCTTTGGTAAACGTTAATTCTTTGCCGATGGTCGTGGATATGACCACTCAGGAAAAAGTTGGAGGGTACACCGGTTTGTATTACTTCTTTTCAATGGCAGCAAACATCTTTGCTCCACCTTTGGCAGGTGTTTTCATAGATACAGCTGGTTATGCCTCACTGATACCTTTTTCAATAGGCTTTGTGATACTTTCAGCCATCACAATGAGCTTTGTCAAGAAAGGCGAAGCAGTCAAATGA
- a CDS encoding helix-turn-helix domain-containing protein, whose amino-acid sequence MYQTVEIMLSKGKKVQKTLEAQEKLALFSQLDLSTSMYENTLELRNCIRSLCSNISELSRRTGISRSNLSKLLNGKFKSIKGGTIFKILPYVNKETILTFKPFLCEKIKSQIDGLFRETFEYLHNMDSVERKKLLLATYSAQLEGTKGINLLTVMNKDFQKADGTNLLLIRFICDAFEAHPYIEARKNLVKNVFERMSKDKFEKFLQRYMELEEKDRKLLNKFLRNYAKYENTRFSIALQDSEVLKAFSVEYSLKPQALCAAYWCEEDGRIRRKLNRILKHMVEV is encoded by the coding sequence TGCTTTCTAAGGGCAAGAAAGTACAGAAGACATTGGAAGCACAGGAAAAACTTGCGCTTTTTTCGCAACTTGACCTATCGACTTCTATGTATGAAAATACTTTAGAGCTGAGAAATTGCATTAGATCACTTTGCAGCAATATCTCAGAACTTTCAAGAAGAACGGGCATCAGTCGTTCAAATCTTTCTAAGCTTTTGAATGGAAAGTTTAAAAGCATAAAAGGTGGGACAATATTCAAAATCCTTCCATATGTTAATAAGGAAACTATTCTTACCTTCAAGCCATTCTTGTGCGAAAAGATAAAGTCGCAAATCGATGGGCTTTTTCGAGAAACCTTTGAATATCTTCACAATATGGATTCAGTCGAAAGAAAGAAGCTTCTATTGGCAACATATTCTGCACAACTTGAAGGCACAAAAGGAATCAATTTACTGACAGTTATGAATAAGGATTTTCAAAAAGCTGATGGTACCAATCTATTGCTTATAAGATTTATTTGTGACGCATTTGAAGCTCACCCATATATTGAGGCAAGGAAAAATCTGGTAAAGAATGTTTTTGAGAGGATGAGTAAAGATAAATTCGAGAAATTTTTGCAAAGGTATATGGAACTTGAAGAAAAAGATAGAAAACTGTTGAACAAATTTTTGAGAAACTACGCGAAATATGAAAATACTCGGTTTTCAATCGCATTGCAAGATTCAGAAGTGTTAAAAGCGTTTTCGGTCGAGTATTCGCTAAAACCACAGGCCTTGTGTGCAGCTTACTGGTGCGAGGAAGATGGTAGGATAAGAAGAAAGTTGAATAGAATTCTAAAACACATGGTGGAGGTATAA